In the genome of Fodinicurvata sp. EGI_FJ10296, the window GCCCGGCAGAACCAGCTTGCCGCCTGCGTCGATTTCGCGATCGGCGCCGGACAGGCCTTGCCCGATCGCGGCGATGCGGCCGTCCTTGACGGCGACGTCGGCGGCCATGACGTCCGCAGCCGTCGCGACGGTGCCGCCCCGGATGATCAGATCGTACGAAGTCATTCCCCTATACTCCCCCTTAGCGTTAGAATGGCCTTTGCCATTTCGACTGTCTCACCCACCGGTGAGCGTCCCTGTCCGATTGCCCCGAAGTCAAGGAACACGCCCATGAGCCGCATCCTCGTCATCAACCCGAATTCCAACGACGCGGTGACCGCCGGGCTCGATCAGGCCCTGGCGCCGTTGCGTCTGGCCGGCGGGCCGGTGATCGATTGCATCGGTCTGGCCGAAGGGCCGCACGGCATCGAAACCCAGGCGCATATCGAGACCGTGGCGCTGCCGCTGGCCCGGCTGGTGGCCGAGGAAGAGCCCCGGACCGACGCCTTCGTCATCGCCTGCTACGGCGATCCCGGAATCCATGTGTGCCGCGAGGCCACCAAAAAGCCGGTTTTCGGCATTGCGGAAAGCGGCGTTCTGACGGCCTTGTCGCGCGGCGAACGTTTCGGCGTCATCGCCATTTCCGGCAAATCGATCCGCCGGCATCTGCGGTATCTTCGCCAGCTGGCCCTCGATGTCCGTCTGGCGGGCGAGCGTCCGCTGGACATGTCGGTCGCCGAATCCGCGTCCGGCGCCGACACGCTGGAACGGATGATCGCCGTCGGCACCGATCTGCGCGACCGGGACGGCGCAGATGTCGTCATCATGGGCTGCGCGGGCATGGCAAAGCACCGGGCTCCGCTGGAAGACGCTCTCGGCATCCCGGTGATCGACCCGACCCAGGCTGCCGTCACCCTGGCGATGGGCGCGATCGTCTTTTCGGCGGCGCATTCAGGGTGACCGTGCAGGCGGGCGCGCGCCCTGGCGCGCCTGCCACTCGTCCAGGTTTTCGCGCACCATCGAAAACACGTCACTCTGGCGGCTGTACTGGCTGCCGGCCAACCGCCCGACCGGCCGATACGCCTGCATGTTCGTGCGGTACGATACCGGGTCGATAATGCCGGCGCGCGCGTGCAGACGGACCACCTGGCCGATCAGCAGGTCGCGGTGCGGCCCGAAGGCGATCATCATCTCCTGCCGGCATTCCAGCGAAACCGGGGCCTCGGCGATCCGCGGCACGGCGATGTCGGTGCAGGGCGCCGTGGTCAGACCGGCTTCGGCCAGTTCGCTGACCTCGGGCGGGAAATCGACCGCACACAGGTTCATAGCCTCGGCAAGGTCCTCGTCGACGAGATTGACGACGAACTCGCCGCTGCGCCGGATATTGGCGGTCGTATCCTTGGGCGAATTGTCCGGCTTCGACTGAAGGCCCAGCACGACCAGCGGCGGCTCCTCGGAGAACACATTGAAGAAGCTGAACGGCGCGGCATTGACCTGGCCGTCCGCGCCCAATGTGGTCACGAACGCGATCGGCCGGGGTACCACGACCCCGACCAGCAGCTTGTAGCGCAGGGCCGGATCCAAGGCGTCGAATCCGATATCGGCCGCAACGCCGCCCCCTTCGTCGTTCCGATCCGTCATGGGATCACTTTTCCGGCGGCACAACGACGCCGACCTGCGAGGTGATCAGGCCATAGTGCTCGATCCGGCGGTGCTTTGCGAAGTTGAAGATCGTTTCCTTGCCGAAGATCGTGTCGTCGAGGTCGCAGGCATGAACTATCAGTTCGTCGTCTTCCGTCTTCGCCTGGGCCATGATTTCGCCGTCGGGATTGATGATGACACTGCCGCCCATCAGCGGGTGGCCGTCCTCGCTGCCCGCCTTGGCGATCCCGACGACCCAGGTCGAGTTCTGGTAGGCGCCGGCCTGCATCGACAGATTGCTGTGGAAGATCCGCTTGTCGCCGGCTTCCTCGCCCTTTTGCGAATTCACCGACGGGGTGTTGTAGCCGAGCACGACCATTTCCACGCCCTGAAGCCCCATCACGCGATAGACTTCGGGCCAGCGGCGGTCGTTGCAGATGCACATGCCGAAAATGCCGCCCATCGTGCGAAAGACCGGAAAGCCGGTGTCGCCCGGTTCGAAATACCGCTTTTCGAGATGCTGGAACGCGCGCTCGGTGTCGAACTCGGCGTGACCCGGCAGATGCGTCTTGCGGTACTTGCCGACGATGCGGCCGGTCTTGTCGGTTAGGATGCTGGTGTTGAAATGGTGGCCGTCGGGCGTCAGTTCGGCATAGCCGAACGACATGCCCATGCCGTATTCCTTCGCCCGGTCGAACAGCGGCTGGGTAGCCGCGTTCGGCATTTCCTTTTCGAACCATTTGTCGACTTCGGCCTGATCCTCCATGTACCAGCGCGGAAAGAACGTCGTCAGCGCAAGTTCGGGATAGACGATCAGATCGGCGCCCTTCGCCTTGGCCTGATCCATCAGGTCGATCATGCGCGCGACAACCTGTTCCCGGCTCTCGGCTTTCTGGATCGGGCCCAACTGGGCGCCGGCAACGGTCACGGTCCTCATGGCATTCATTCCCTCGTATGATTATCGGTCTGGTATTCTTGTTGTCCGTCGTTTTATTGGCGCCTTCGCCGGCTAGCGGCCCATCCGATGTTCCAGGCGGCTCAGCAGGCGCACGCAGGGCCATAGCAGGATCAGATAGACGATGGCTGCCAGCATGATCGGCGACGGGTTGTAGGTTATCGATCGCGCCATATCGGCTGAATACAGCATTTCCGGCAACGCCACCACGCTGGCGATCGATGTCAGCTTCACCACCTCGACCGTATTGGAGACGAGATCCGGCAGCACGTTCCGGACCGCCTGCGGAATCACCACATAGCCAAGCGTCTGGAACCCGTTCAGCCCCGTCGACCGCGCGGCTTCCCACTGCCCATTGCCGATGCTGTCGATGCCGGCACGATAGATTTCGCCGTAGTAGCTGGCATTGTTCAGCACGAAGGCGATCACCACTGCCAGGAACGGCGACGGCCGCATCCCCGCAAACGGCATACCGGCATACACGAAGACCAGCAGCACCAGCGGCGGCACCGCGCGAAAGAAATCGACGAAGCCGTACATGGTCCAGCGGACGGCGCGATTGCGGACGCCACATGTCAGCGCGACGGCCAGACCGCTGATCAGGCCGAGCGGGATGACCACGATGCAGAGCAGCAGGGTCATGCGCAGCCCGCGCCAGACGATCGGCCAGGCATCCATCATGATCTGGATGTTGAAGAACTGATCGAGCAGCGCATCCATCAGGCACGCCTCCAGGCAAAACGGGTTTCCAGCCAGCGCCCGAACAGGACGACCGGAATGAACAGCACGACATAGGCGATCGCGCCCATCATCAGCGGCGTCGCACTGCCGGAAAAGCTCTGCGCGCTGCTCGCCTGAGACAGAATCTCGGGCACACCAATCACCGATCCCAGCGCGGTGTTCTTGGTGATGGCGATCGTGCGGTTGGTCAGCGGCGGCACCGTCAGTCGCACGGCCTGCGGCAGGACCACGTAACCCAGGGTCTGGGTCATGGTCAGTCCTGTCGATCGCGCCGCCTCCCACTGGCCCTGCCGGATCGACAGGATCCCGGACCAGAAGATTTCCTCGGCGAATGCAGCCAGTATCAGCGACAGCACCAGCCAAAGAACGGCGAAGCCGGTGAGACTGATGCCCACGCCGGGCAGGCCGAAATAGACCAGCAGGATCACGACCAGGGGCGGCAACGCCCGGAACATGTCGACAAATACGACGATCAGAAAGTTGATCGGCCGGATACGAAAGGTCCGCAGGCTGGCCAGAATCAATCCCAGAACGATGCCGGTGATGACCACCAGTGCCGCCACCTGAATCGTGATCCACATGCCTTCCAGAATCGACGGCGTATAGCGGTCGATCAGTGTCGGATTGAAAAAGGTCCGCACGAAGACGGACCAGGCATCGGTGGCCGGCGCGTCCAGCAGGGTCGTGTCCGGCGGCGATGCGTCGGGCGCAATATCATCCATTGGCGAGAAGTCCCATACCCACGGTTCCGCTCAATTGGGCGTCAGATCGGAAAGGAATGCCTTGGTACGCTCATGGCTCGGGGCCGTGAATATGTCGGCTGGCTTGCCCTGCTCGACGATGCTGCCCTGATCCATGAAGATGACGCGGTCGGCCGCGTCGCGCGCGAACCGCATCTCGTGGCTGACGACCACCATGGTCATGCCCGATTCCCGCATGTCACGCATGACAGCGAGCACGCTGCCGACAAGCTCCGGGTCGAGCGCCGAGGTGGGTTCATCGAACAGCATGATCTTCGGCTCTAGCGCCAGCGCGCGGGCAATGGCGACGCGCTGCTGCTGCCCGCCGGACAGTTCGGCGGGATAGGCATCGGCCTTTTCGGCCAGGCCGACGCGATCGAGCGCCGCCCGCGCCCGCTCCGAAGCCTCGGCCCGGCTGCGCCCCAGCGACTTTCGCAGCGCCAGCGACACGTTCCCAAGCGCCGTCATGTGGGGGTAAAGGTTGAACGACTGAAAGACCATGCCGATGCTTTGCCGCATCAGATTGATGTTGGTCTTCGGGTTCAGAAGATCGACGCCGTCGATCATGATCGACCCTGCGGAGGGTTCCTCAAGGCGGTTCATGCACCGCAGGAAGGTGCTCTTGCCCGACCCCGACGGGCCGATGATGAACACCAGTTCCTGCGGATCGACCGCCAGATCCAGCCCCTTCAGGACTTCCGTTGGTCCGAAAGATTTGCGCAACCCGCGCACATCCAGAATGACTTCCGACGTCACCAGTTCGATCTCCTTACAGCCGGACGGGCGGGGCCGGGCCCCGCCCGCTGGAGCCTCACTCTCTGGAGGGAAAGGCCGGGCTTCAGCCGCAATCGGGCTCGTGCTCGGTGTCGTCATAGCCCGGCGTGCCGGGAACGCCGTAGCCCGGGAACACCGTGACCGCCGCCGACCCCTCTTCTGGCGGGACGCCGAACCACTCTTCGTGCATCGCCGCCATGGTGCCGTCGAGCTTCATGCACTCGATCGCTTCGTCGATCTCGTTGCGCAGCTCCGCGCTGTCGAGGCGCAGCGGCGTCGCCCAGACCAGACCGGTGGAGTGCAGGTACGACAGTTCGATCGAGTCGTTATTCTTTGTGGCCCAGGCCGCAACCGTATTGCCAGCGACGTTGGCAAGGGCGCGCCCGGTGATCACGGCCTGGACGGCATCGGTATTGGTGCCATAGGTCTCGATGATCCAGCCGATCTCGTCTTCGAGTTCGCGGACCCAGGATTCATAGGCAGACCCGCGATTGACCGCGATGACCTCGCCCTCAAGCTGTGTCAGATCGGTGATCTCTTCGGTGCCTGTGCGGACGACGAATTGATAGTCCGTGTTCAGATAGCCTTCGGTGAACAGAAGGTTCTCCGCGCGTTCTTCGGTGACGGTCGTCGGTGCGGCGATGAAGTCGTAGGTACCGGCCTGCAGTGCCGGCAAAAGGCCGGAATACTGCGTGGCGTCGATCTCGATCTCGCGGCCGAGACGCGCTGCGATCTCGTTCGCGAGATCGACGTTGAAGCCCTCGACGCCGCCATCGAGGGTCGGCATCGCGTGCGGGGCAAACGTGCCGTCGACGCCGGTTCGCATCGGCTCCTGCGCCGAGGCGGTTGCCGCTGCCAGCGCAAGCGCCATGGCGCCGCCCGCGATCGCTGTATTCTTGAGATTGAACATTTTTTTGTCTCCCTGTGCCTACGCAATTCGAACCGTTTGGCCGCCCCACACCCATCAGCCGTAAAGGCCGGATGCCGGACGGGACCACACGGCCCTCCTTGTTCATACGCAAGTCGTATGCCGAAGGTATACCAGCATGGACGGCCATGAGAAGGCAATGGTATGGCGCAAGATTATGCGCTTGTGCAGCGCCGGGATGGTCCGTGCCCATCCAGTGAGCAAGTCAATGAGGTGGGTTCAGGGGCCGAATCCCGGGGCCTTCCGTGTGCACAGATTGGTATCGACAGCGAGAATGGTGATGTCCACACCCTGATCGTCCCGGGCGCTGCGCGGCCACTAAGGGACGCGCTGCCGACCCGGGACCTCGTGCAGCAACTCTCCCAAGTAGACACGTGACCGGGCTCATCCGGCTCGCGGTCCCCGATCGGTGCCCAGGGACGATAAGGGCGGGGACGATCAGGGTGGGGGCCAGGCTGCGCCGATGCCCTCTCAATCGCGTAAAACATGATCGGGGCAAAGTCGCAGGACCGGGGCACGCTCAGAGAATTGTGCCCTCGCCTCGATCCATCAGCAGCGGGATGATGAGATCCTCTTCATCGTCCAGGTGACGCTGCAGCATCGTCACCATCGACGCGCTGGCGGTCGCATGCGCATCGGCGGCGCGCCGAAGCGCATCGGCCTGCCCGGCCTCGGTCTGCAGCAGGGTGTTGACCGTCTGGACCTGCCGTTCGATGGCGTCGTGCAGAATGTGATGATCCTGGTCCAGAATCTCGAATCCGCGTGCCAGATTCGGTTCAGCTTTCTGAAAGGCCGGAAAATAAGCTGTATCTTCGATGCGGTGATGATCGTTCAGTGACGACAGAAAAAACTGCAGGCGGGGGATGAACCACTGCCTGAAATCGTCCGCACCGATCTTCTCCTCCCAATAGGACGTGGTGCCGTTGAGCAGCAGGCCGCCGAGTTCGCGGAACATGCCATGGCGCTGCAGCCAGAATGCGCCGGTCTGCCCAAGCTTCGGATTACCGGGCCATTCCTCGCGCGGGTATTTCTTCAGCAGGAAGGTGAGGTCGTCAGGCAGCGCGCCGCGCTGAGGAAGGTCTGTCATCATGAGTCCGTGCCAAGATTTCCGGGGTTCGCCCTCTATCAGACAGTGGGCGCGCCTCGTGGCCGGATCAATAGCGGCGCAAAAAGACCGGCTCGATGGGGCATGGCGGCAGCGTCACACTACATGGCAATCGCTGGCCTTGCTCTGGCTATCCGGCCGCCCGATCAGGGGTCACTTGGTCCGCAGTCACCCGATCTGAAGTGACCGGGTCGACCGCTTCACTGTCGACGCCGGGAACAGGACGATGACCGGCCCTTGCGACCCGGGGGTTCGGCACCAGAGAAATCCGATCCCGCGGCAGGGTCAGCACGGCTGTTGTTCCTTCTCCCGGCTCGCTCTCCAGCCAGAGATCGCCGCCATGCTCGCGCGCAAAGCCCCGGGCGATCGGCAGCCCCAAACCGGCCCCCTGATGGGAGCGTGTCCAGCTCTGATCGGCCTGAAAGAATGGATCGAACACGCGCCGGCGGTCGCGGCGATCGATGCCTGGCCCTTCATCCTCGACGCGAATCTCCAGCCGGTCGGTCCGGACGATGCAAATGATGCCGATACAGCCATGCGCCGGCGTGAATTTGACGGCATTGCTCAGGATATTCAGCAGGATCTGGCGAAACATCTGAAGATCGCCGCGGATCTCGATCGTCGTGTCGTCATCGACCCCGCGCTGGACATCGAACTGCTTTTCCTCGCGCACCCGGTGCGGCTCGTGAACCGAGACGGCAAAGTCCAGAACCTCGTCGATCAGGAAGCGCCCCTCGTCCAGATTGATTTCCGATCGCTCCAGCTTGGCGATATCGAGGACGGCATTGACGACGTTCAGCAGGTGATTGCCGGCCTGATGAATGTCACCCAGATAAGAGTGGTACCGCTTGGAGCCGACCGGCCCGAAGGCTTCCGAGCGCATGATCTCGGAAAACCCGATGACAGCATTGAGCGGCGTTCGAAGCTCGTGGCTCATATTGGCGAGAAAGGCCGATTTGGCGGCGCTGGCCGCTTCGGCACGGCGATAGAGTTGTTCCTGCTCGGCGGCATAGCGTCGACGCCGCAGGACCTCCACGACCAGAAATCCCAGAATGGTCGTCGCCGTGACCAGCAACCCCACCGTCAGGTAAAGCGAAATGCGCTGATTCCGGAAAACCTGGTCGAACAGTTCCTGCGCCCGGCGACCGGTAGAAAACGACGCCGTCAGACGCGAAAGGTCATCGGCGAATGGCCCCAGCGCACTGTGGACCTGCTCGCGGACCCGTAGCAGCGCCTCGCGATTGGCGGGATCGACGTTGAAGATCGCGCTTTCCAGCCCCAGCACCGCATCCCGCAGCGACAAAACGGTTTCGAGGGCTTCGGGATCATCGCGGAGAAAGGCCGACTCCGTTCCGTTCAGGGCGACGGGAAAGCGGCTGAGCAGCAGATCGAAATAAAGCAGGGCATTTTCATGAGCAGCGTCCGTCGCCTCAATACTCAATTCGTCCACGGCGCCGAGAAACCGCAGATGCTCTTTCTCGATCTGCCACGCAACCCACGAATTGGTCCGGGACAAATAGGATTTTATCTCTTGTTCTTTATAGAGATAAAATACATTTGATATCAACAGACATAAAAACGAAAGGCCGAAAGCGGCAATGAAAAAGACCCGCAAGCGGATACCGCGGTCCATGGGTTCACTGCTCCGATACATGGAGCTTCTGCAACTGCCATACCATTTTGCTGTTATCGATATCGGGTTGTCCGCTTTGCCGATTGTTTGACGGATAGATAATCCAAAGCGGGCCACGATCGCGGACCCGCATGCGTTCGCCATTCCAGGTATGAGCGATGAGGATATCGTGCCGGGACAGATCGGACGCCGGGATTTCGGCGTAATAGTCGTTCAGCGCATGCGCCGTGATGACCGATCCCTCGACACCGACATGATCGAGCAGGTCAACCAGAAGCACGCCGTCGAATTGCTGGGGCCCGTCGGTCCAGTCGGTATAGGTTTGGATCGAGGTCTGCGGCAGCGCCATTAGCGCATCGCGATCGAACCGGCGAAGGACCGGTGCGCCGCCCTGTCCGGATACTTCGAGCAGCACCGGCCCGGCAAGCGCGCGGCTTTCCTGATCAGCCGCAATCGCCGCCGCCGAAAGGAAAACCGCCGCCAGCACACAAAGATGAGAAACTGTACGTACTATCACCTGTCGTACCCATCGGCTGCCAGCCGTTGCGGCGCCGCTGCCATAGCAGCACCGTCCCGACGACCCCCAATAGCACAATTCCTCAATAAAAATACAGTTTAAATTCCCGATTACGGCAATGTTAACTTCGATCTCGAAGCATTACTATTGTAATTATTTTTTCTGAGATTGCTTATCCTCGGCCGACAAATGGCATCTTCGTCGCCATCACTGTCATATTGAGCACATTGGCATCGAGCGGCAAGCTGGCCATATAGATGACTGCCCGAGCCACATCGTCGGCGTTCATGCGCGGCTCCGGGCGCTTCGTGCCGTCGGGTTGAAGTACGCCGTCCTTCATCGCCTCGGTCATTTCCGTCGCTGCATTGCCGATGTCGATTTGACCGCAGGCAATGTCGAAGGCCCGCCCATCCAGGGCGCACGACTTCGTCAGACCCGAGATCGCATGTTTGGTCGCCGTATAGGGCGCAGAATTGGGCCGTGGCGTATACGCCGAAATCGACCCATTGTTGACGATGCGCCCGCCGCGCGGCGTCTGGGCCTTCATCAGACGAAACGCCTGCTGGCTACACAGGAACGCGCCGGTCAGATTGGCGGCCAGGGCCTTTTGCCAGTCTGCCAACGGAATTTCGTCGAACGGAACCGGCGGTGTCCCGGTGCCCGCGTTATTGAACAGCAGATCGAGTCGGCCAAAGGTAGATTGCACGGTATCGAACAGCGACCTGACCTGATCGGGATCGCCGACATCGGCCGGAACAACCAGCGTCTTCGCACCCGGCGTCGCCGCCGCTACCGCCTCGGCAACCGTCTCCAGCGGCTCCCGGCGCCGGCCGGTCAGGACAACCGCGTATCCCTCGGCGGCAAGCGCCTTTGTCGTTGCGCTGCCGACCCCTGTGCCGGCCCCGGTGATGACCGCTACCTTTGTGGCGCTGCTCATTGCGTTTCCCCATTATGTTTCATGATCCAGGCGTTGCCGACGATCATAGGCTTCGAGACGGCGTGAGGAAAGCGGCGGACACCAGCCACAGCCAATCCAAGACCGAGTTACAACTTTTACGTGCTTTTCTATTGACTCCCTCATGTTTCGGGGCAAGACTGTAAGGGTATCGGGGTCAAAAGAAGTATAGCATGCATTTCCGATGCGACGACGAAAGATCAGATACCGCAAAAGCGGGATCTGTATAAGATATAACAGCATCAGAGTCAGCCCGTATATCTGGCTGCTTTCAATCACGTCCGGGAGACAAAAACCATGCTTAACAAAAAGTCCAGCACGACCACGGAAACCGAAATCCGCACGCTGTCCGCCAACGAAGTCGATGACATCTCCGGCGGTGTGATGGAAGGCGGCTGCATCATCTGGATCGACCTCCCGGTCGAGCCCATTCCCTTTCCGTCGCCCCTGTAAGGGCCGACCGCCGAATTCGATTGCCAGTGCCGGCGCTGGAGCATTCCGGCTCCGGCACGCATTTCATCGCGCCAGCTTCATCCATGACAGGAGAGAGAACCCATGATTAACGAAACGTCGAACACGATCGCCGAAACCGAAATCCGCACCTTGTCCGTCAGCGAGATCGACGATATCTCCGGCGGCGTCATCGACGGTGGCTGCATACCCGACCCGTTCGAAGACATTTTCCCCATCGGCCTCTGATCCCAGTGGCCACACGACGGGGGCTGTCGGTTTGCCGGCAGCCCCCAGTTGCGTCGCTACGCCCCGACACGCAGGAAAAACAAAACAGCAACAAATTCGGCGGCAGCCGATCCGAACTTCAATCCATATAAACAAGCGCTCATATAATCACCAAGATATCACGCCGCGCGACTCTGCAGGCGTCTAGTCCTCCTTATTGATTCTGATCGGGCAATGGTCATCTGTATGCCTGTACAGTTGCGATAATAAGGAGGAATTTGCCAATGATCCCCAAGCGGCATCCGACAGCACTCGTCGCCGTTCTATTGGCCACCACGGCGATGCCGGGGGCGGCCTTTGCGGCTTCCGAGCGCGCCAATCCACCCGCCTGGGCCGCTGCGGATCGCAGTTCCGTGGGCACGCAGCCCGCTTCGGGTCAGTCGGACACCGTGCAGGTCGCGCAATCGCGCGGCGTTATGGCGATCCAGACCCGGCTCAACCGGCTCGGTTACGATGCCGGTCCTGAGGACGGCCTGATGGGATCGCGCACACGCAGCGCGATTGAGGCTTATCAGGACGACCAGGGACTGCTGGTTACCGGCGAGCCCTCGCAATCGCTGCTGAACCATATCAGTGAAAGCGTCGAGGAGCGGTTCGGCAGCGTCGAGGAGCCCGAAGAGGAACCCGAGGACGATACCAGCACCGACGACGACGAGGCGGATATGATCGCCGCCATCCAATCGGAATTGCGCCAGCGCGATTACCGTATTCCCGCCGTTTCGGGAGAAATGAACCAGGCCACGCGCGACGCGATCCGGGACTATGAACGCGATCGGGGATACCTTGTGACGGGCCGCGCCACGTCTGAACTGCTTGAGGATCTGCGCGCAGACGACAATCGCGATGACAGCGACGATCTGACGACCAGGGATGTCGCCACCGTTCAGCAGGCCCTGAACGACCGCGGATACGATGCCGGCCCGGCCGATGGCGTGCTTGGCCCGACCACCCGGACGGCGATCAGAACCTACCAGTCGGATGCCGGTATGGACCCCACCGGCCGCGTTTCGGCCGAACTGCTCGCCCGACTGCAGGGCGAAGCCCCCGATGATGATGATGATGATGAGGATGATAGCGCCGAGGACGATAACGGCGATAGCGGTCCGGGCGATTTCGTGACCCTGCTGTCCGACGATTTCGATGACGGCGATTATACCTCGAACCCCGGATGGCGGATCTCGACCGGTCAGTTTTCCGTGCGCAACGGCGGATTGACCAGCCGTATGGCACAGCCCCGCGCAGATACACTGGAAGGCGCCGGGCTTGAGTTGCTGGGATCGGTTCTTGAACGCGAACTCGGCATCCGCCTGCCGTCTCAGGGCGGTGTGGCCGCCGCTCAAACCGCTGTCTCCATACCCGACAGTTTCCGGATTACAACGGAAATTTCCGGACGCGACTTCAATGGCGGACAGATCAATATCGGCCCGTATCGCGGCAGCCAGCTCGGCCAGGGCTATCGGCTGGCCTATCTTGAGGACAATGCCGAGCCGCTGACGCTGCTGCGCATCACGAGCGGCGATCAGGTCGCCCTGGACAGTGCATCTCTATCACTGTCCAACGACCAGACGGTAACGCTGGATTGGGAACGCCAGCCCGACGGCACAATGACGGTCGCCGCAAATGGCAACGTCATTCTGCGCGCCAGGGACAATGCCTTTTCCGGCGGGTTCGACGGCTTCTCGCTGATCAATGCCGGCGGCGAATGGACCCTGCACAGCGTCACGGTCGAGGGTCGCGAATAACCCTGCAAAGGACGCCGGCCGGGAACCATTGCGGCTCCCGGCCGGCCCGTGTC includes:
- a CDS encoding peptidoglycan-binding domain-containing protein — its product is MIPKRHPTALVAVLLATTAMPGAAFAASERANPPAWAAADRSSVGTQPASGQSDTVQVAQSRGVMAIQTRLNRLGYDAGPEDGLMGSRTRSAIEAYQDDQGLLVTGEPSQSLLNHISESVEERFGSVEEPEEEPEDDTSTDDDEADMIAAIQSELRQRDYRIPAVSGEMNQATRDAIRDYERDRGYLVTGRATSELLEDLRADDNRDDSDDLTTRDVATVQQALNDRGYDAGPADGVLGPTTRTAIRTYQSDAGMDPTGRVSAELLARLQGEAPDDDDDDEDDSAEDDNGDSGPGDFVTLLSDDFDDGDYTSNPGWRISTGQFSVRNGGLTSRMAQPRADTLEGAGLELLGSVLERELGIRLPSQGGVAAAQTAVSIPDSFRITTEISGRDFNGGQINIGPYRGSQLGQGYRLAYLEDNAEPLTLLRITSGDQVALDSASLSLSNDQTVTLDWERQPDGTMTVAANGNVILRARDNAFSGGFDGFSLINAGGEWTLHSVTVEGRE